Below is a genomic region from Geitlerinema sp. PCC 9228.
CTCAATCCCCGGTCTTCCGGACCAAAAATTAGGGCTGCCGGTTCTTGCAGCAGCCATTGAAAGGCTGGTTGTGGACCTTCCAGTAGAATTTCCCGTCGCGCTCTAGCAGTGGTTGCGATCGCTCGGCTACAGCCAGTGAGAGCTTCTGGTACGCTAGAGACAACTTGGGCGGCGGTTAAAATATCTTTGGCGTGTACAGCCATATCGGCTGCGGCTTTGCTTTGCCAGGAACATTGGGGGTTGACCAATACCAACTGCCGGTAGCCAAAGTTTTTCATAACCCGCGCGATCGCACCGACGTTACGTTCTCCGGCAGGTTCCACCAACACCACTTTGAGAGAAGGCACCGAATCTGTCATTTTGATTTAACTAGTTGGATATTTCGCTAGCTATACAATAAATACAGAAAGTTAATTGTAGAATATCTAGAATTTTCATGGGTCGTAAATCGTTGGGAAAGCTACCCAGCAAAATTTGTCCGGTTTGCCAGCGTCCTTTCACCTGGCGCAAAAAATGGAAAGACTGTTGGCATGAAGTAAAATACTGTTCCGAACGCTGCCGCCGTCGCCGCCACCAACAAAACTCGTCTTGAAGCCAATGCCAGGGGGGTCTACGATATTTTAAAATTGGACAATATTTTGCGAACTTCAACCCATCCAACTTGATTATGACCAAAGTACAGCCAAAGCTGATTCTCCACGGGGGCGCTGGCAGTTCCTTACAAAGCAAAGGCGGCATTGATGCCGTTCGTCAGTCCTTACAAAAAGCGATCGCGCAAGTCTATAATTTACTTACCGATGGCGTTAGCGCTAAAGAAGCCGTCGTTCAGGGATGCCGAATTTTGGAAGACGACCCCATTTTCAACGCCGGTACCGGTTCGGTATTGCAATCAGACGGGCAAATTCGCATGAGTGCGGGATTCATGGATGGTACCCGCCAAAGTTTTAGCGGGGTTATCAATGTCTCCCGGATACAACATCCCATCGATTTGGCACAAAAATTGCAGCAAGAGCGCGATCGCGTTCTCTCCGATTATGGTGCCCAAGAACTCGCCCGGGAACAACAACTACCCGTTTACGACCCCAGTACGGAAAAACGCTTGCAAGAATGGCTGCAAGACCGCAAAGGTGCCTTTCAGCGTTCCATGGCGGATGTGGTGGCAGAATCTGCTGGTCGCGGAACCATTGGTGTCGTTGCTTTCGATGAAAATGGCAATCTGGCAGCGGGAACTTCCACCGGCGGCAAAGGATTTGAACGAGTGGGTCGCGTCAGCGATTCGGCGATGCCAGCGGGCAATTATGCCAACAGTGAGGCAGCCGTAAGCTGTACCGGCATTGGCGAGGATATTATTGATGAGTGTTTGGCTGCGAGAATTGCCATCCGGGTGAGTGACGGTTGGTCGTTGCCGGAAGCATTTGGGCGTTCGTTTGCGGAAGCGGAAAGCCGGCAGCGAGAT
It encodes:
- a CDS encoding DUF2256 domain-containing protein, which translates into the protein MGRKSLGKLPSKICPVCQRPFTWRKKWKDCWHEVKYCSERCRRRRHQQNSS
- a CDS encoding isoaspartyl peptidase/L-asparaginase, with the translated sequence MMTKVQPKLILHGGAGSSLQSKGGIDAVRQSLQKAIAQVYNLLTDGVSAKEAVVQGCRILEDDPIFNAGTGSVLQSDGQIRMSAGFMDGTRQSFSGVINVSRIQHPIDLAQKLQQERDRVLSDYGAQELAREQQLPVYDPSTEKRLQEWLQDRKGAFQRSMADVVAESAGRGTIGVVAFDENGNLAAGTSTGGKGFERVGRVSDSAMPAGNYANSEAAVSCTGIGEDIIDECLAARIAIRVSDGWSLPEAFGRSFAEAESRQRDLGAIGIDQNGHIAWGKTSDVILAGFHNGDRMGDCLEAASGTVVDRII